From Triticum aestivum cultivar Chinese Spring chromosome 4A, IWGSC CS RefSeq v2.1, whole genome shotgun sequence, a single genomic window includes:
- the LOC123084059 gene encoding uncharacterized protein, which yields MEWPPSCHQLMVFSSRTGRWEERAFVRIGEAAGTVADVRSNMVVDHNWKTGYSYAEYWRGALYVHCRAGAFVSRFCTSECSYQVIKAPTNMDENENMRSNFRRSEKGMHYASFRGHRLRVWILLEESHGLPEWVLKYDVSLNLLSYRMNTLYSEEINRPWTVDDDDREKQENNRQSAEWNSDNDDVLEYGECSHEQQSRGGFRFLGFHPYKEDARLHPW from the exons ATGGAATGGCCACCGTCGTGCCATCAGCTGATGGTGTTCTCGTCGAGGACCGGGAGATGGGAGGAGAGGGCCTTCGTTCGCATAGGCGAGGCGGCGGGAACCGTAGCCGACGTGCGGTCAAATATGGTGGTGGATCACAACTGGAAGACGGGGTATAGCTACGCCGAGTACTGGAGAGGAGCCTTGTACGTGCATTGTCGCGCCGGCGCTTTTGTTTCCAG GTTTTGCACTTCCGAATGTAGCTACCAAGTAATCAAAGCGCCaacaaacatggatgaaaatgaaaaCATGCGATCCAACTTCAGAAGATCAGAGAAGGGGATGCATTATGCAAGTTTTCGTGGCCATAGACTTCGAGTGTGGATACTCCTCGAAGAATCACATGGCCTACCAGAGTGGGTGCTAAAGTATGATGTCAGCCTCAACCTTCTTTCCTATCGAATGAACACTTTATATTCTGAGGAGATCAACAGGCCATGGACCGTAGATGATGACGACAGGGAGAAGCAGGAGAATAATCGACAGAGCGCTGAATGGAACTCTGATAATGATGATGTCCTAGAGTATGGTGAATGTAGCCACGAGCAGCAGAGTCGTGGGGGTTTCCGCTTCCTAGGCTTCCATCCATACAAAGAG GATGCCCGCCTGCATCCCTGGTGA
- the LOC123087543 gene encoding ycf20-like protein isoform X2, protein MSALRLCKGAVQSPPGHRCWSGCSRSRNLVAAAAAASSCAPRGAAAAACCRNKHQGSFRLVRASPSFGRSTRVVQWAIKTMADDNPDNSGNSTRLFNAIQSFLKKLSGKLKKVSRGFPVKILFFLIGFYCATAFATVIGQTGDWDILSAGLAVAIVEVIGALMYRASFALLGRMKNMISIFNYWKAGLTLGLFLDSFKF, encoded by the exons ATGTCCGCTCTCCGTCTGTGCAAGGGAGCCGTCCAGTCGCCGCCGGGGCACCGGTGCTGGTCGGGGTGCTCGAGGTCGAGGAACCTtgtcgccgccgctgctgccgcgtcCTCCTGCGCTCCAAgaggggccgccgccgccgcgtgctgCCGGAACAAGCATCAGGGGAGCTTCCGCTTGGTGCGCGCGTCTCCTTCCTTCGGCAGAAGCACCAG GGTGGTGCAATGGGCCATTAAGACTATGGCAGACGACAATCCCGACAATTCAGGCAATAGCACTCGGCTGTTTAATGCAATTCAATCTTTCTTAAAGAAGTTGTCTGGCAAGCTGAAGAAAGTGAGTAGAGGGTTTCCAGTAAAGATCCTATTCTTTCTGATAGGATTTTACTGTGCCACGGCATTTGCTACCGTCATCGGGCAAACAGGCGACTGGGACATACTTTCTGCCGGATTGGCTGTTGCCATCGTCGAGGTTATTGGCGCTCTCATGTACAGGGCTTCCTTTGCGCTTCTTGGCAGGATGAAGAATATGATTTCCATATTCAATTACTGGAAAGCCGGGCTCACGCTTGGATTGTTCTTGGATTCGTTTAA ATTTTAG
- the LOC123087543 gene encoding ycf20-like protein isoform X1, which translates to MSALRLCKGAVQSPPGHRCWSGCSRSRNLVAAAAAASSCAPRGAAAAACCRNKHQGSFRLVRASPSFGRSTRVVQWAIKTMADDNPDNSGNSTRLFNAIQSFLKKLSGKLKKVSRGFPVKILFFLIGFYCATAFATVIGQTGDWDILSAGLAVAIVEVIGALMYRASFALLGRMKNMISIFNYWKAGLTLGLFLDSFKYEVDELLESCSPLNFEINIFTGLW; encoded by the exons ATGTCCGCTCTCCGTCTGTGCAAGGGAGCCGTCCAGTCGCCGCCGGGGCACCGGTGCTGGTCGGGGTGCTCGAGGTCGAGGAACCTtgtcgccgccgctgctgccgcgtcCTCCTGCGCTCCAAgaggggccgccgccgccgcgtgctgCCGGAACAAGCATCAGGGGAGCTTCCGCTTGGTGCGCGCGTCTCCTTCCTTCGGCAGAAGCACCAG GGTGGTGCAATGGGCCATTAAGACTATGGCAGACGACAATCCCGACAATTCAGGCAATAGCACTCGGCTGTTTAATGCAATTCAATCTTTCTTAAAGAAGTTGTCTGGCAAGCTGAAGAAAGTGAGTAGAGGGTTTCCAGTAAAGATCCTATTCTTTCTGATAGGATTTTACTGTGCCACGGCATTTGCTACCGTCATCGGGCAAACAGGCGACTGGGACATACTTTCTGCCGGATTGGCTGTTGCCATCGTCGAGGTTATTGGCGCTCTCATGTACAGGGCTTCCTTTGCGCTTCTTGGCAGGATGAAGAATATGATTTCCATATTCAATTACTGGAAAGCCGGGCTCACGCTTGGATTGTTCTTGGATTCGTTTAAGTATGAAGTGGATGAACTCCTTGAATCATGTAGTCCGCTTAACTTTGAGATTAATATATTTACTGGGCTTTGGTAA